The Bombus terrestris chromosome 4, iyBomTerr1.2, whole genome shotgun sequence genome has a window encoding:
- the LOC100651676 gene encoding E3 ubiquitin-protein ligase RNF38 isoform X2 translates to MEESASSENIWCKTKSDEQNNLYHAESITSSMEANSTSLADIFDTAFTSTVDPSPQPRFNSGNEMEYDHLFAESDVEDLDVVPINPYVNPSHHSASNSNFVFGTYLHGPETAGGILHEHDPPVKHKSRKNEDRKSFNNQHSDNLGVAGPSRSSDGISNKVMQNMENDSANEVNTLYHSVLPNTINSQQHSTHATKNDDTPSAPDLQLDWSSSSDDATSSDDEDGSVEVLVSVNHNNKNSAQNNEEGNRPVTVVDLTVESDEEHTPPTPTTSVVTPTTTDYVPSGHNTYCLHDHIYHGRCIHHNYRIPIPVIPVRYNQIPDASTGMLRPRMHPVQERLWRMQQRVQEVHRRSLHPRFSTHHTTTSCNPHVHQASQHTCNNGNANSANNRCNGAENMTFAENYFPPPILPPPQQPTVYSHPEARRPPSVSPPCPEIIQESSLSGQLPTQPIMLPSMPVHPYVHHMYHHYGPHRRPSGPQHRHHIHINWLQHLHLMRFTQQGSDAHDMMPFPSLGLLHPARQMSVHLENYMSLVDLRRMAAISCGATQESIESHTFRHKYKREKKVENSEDAIEKCTICLSEFEDCESVRRLPCMHLFHIDCVDQWLCTNKRCPICRVDIETFLHKELESTA, encoded by the exons ATGGAAGAAAGTGCAAGTTCTGAAAATATTTGGTGTAAAACTAAATCAGACGAACAAAATAATTTGTATCATGCAGAATCTATAACTTCCTCTATGGAAGCAAACTCTACTTCTTTAGCAGATATATTTGATACAGCTTTTACATCTACAGTTGATCCTTCTCCGCAACCAAGATTTAATTCAG GCAACGAAATGGAATATGATCACTTATTTGCAGAAAGTGATGTAGAAGATTTAGATGTGGTTCCTATTAATCCTTATGTAAATCCATCTCATCATAGTGCTTCAAACAGTAATTTTGTTTTTGGAACTTATTTACATGGGCCTGAAACAGCAGGAGGAATATTACATGAACATGATCCTCCAGTAAAacataaaagtagaaaaaatgaAGACCGTAAGTCATTCAACAACCAACATTCTGATAATTTGGGTGTAGCTGGACCATCTAGATCATCAGATGGAATTTCTAACAA AGTTATGCAAAATATGGAAAATGACAGTGCCAATGAAGTCAATACTTTGTATCATTCAGTTTTGCCAAATACAATTAATTCTCAGCAACATTCTACACATGCAACAA AAAATGATGATACACCGTCAGCACCTGATCTACAATTAGATTGGTCCTCGAGTAGTGATGATGCTACTAGTAGTGATGATGAAGATGGATCAGTTGAAGTTCTTGTTTCAGTAAATCATAATAATAAG AATTCTGCACAAAATAATGAGGAAGGTAATCGTCCAGTAACTGTAGTTGATTTAACTGTGGAATCAGATGAAGAGCATACACCTCCTACTCCTACAACTTCAGTAGTAACTCCGACTACTACGGACTATGTACCTAG tGGGCACAACACTTATTGCTTGCATGACCATATATATCATGGTCGATGTATACACCACAATTATAGAATTCCAATTCCTGTTATACCTGTAAGATATAATCAAATACCAG ATGCTTCTACAGGAATGTTAAGACCACGTATGCATCCAGTACAAGAAAGACTATGGAGGATGCAACAACGTGTACAAGAAGTACATAGGCGGAGTCTTCATCCAAGATTCTCAACACATCACAC TACAACGTCGTGCAATCCACATGTGCATCAAGCCAGCCAACATACGTGTAACAATGGAAATGCTAATTCTGCGAATAATCGTTGCAACGGTGCAGAAAATATGACATTTGCAGAGAATTATTTCCCACCTCCAATTTTGCCACCACCACAACAACCTACTGTTTATAGTCATCCAGAGGCTAGAAGGCCACCAAGCGTTAGCCCGCCTTGTCCCGAAATAATTCAG GAAAGTTCTTTGAGTGGCCAATTACCAACACAACCAATTATGCTGCCTTCAATGCCAGTTCATCCTTATGTACATCATATGTATCATCATTATGGTCCTCATCGAAGACCATCTGGTCCACAACATAGACACCATATTCATATCAATTGGTTACAACATCTTCATTTG ATGCGTTTCACGCAGCAAGGATCTGATGCTCACGACATGATGCCATTTCCATCTTTGGGTTTGCTGCATCCAGCGCGTCAAATGTCGGTGCATCTTGAGAATTATATGAGCCTTGTTGACCTACGACGCATGGCCGCTATTAGTTGCGGAGCTACACAGGAGTCAATAGAAAGTCACACATTCCGTCATAAGTACAAACGG GAGAAAAAAGTCGAAAATAGTGAAGACGCTATTGAAAAGTGTACTATATGTTTATCCGAATTTGAAGACTGCGAAAGTGTCAG GAGGCTTCCATGTATGCATTTATTTCACATAGACTGTGTCGATCAGTGGTTATGTACTAATAAACGCTGTCCTATATGTCGAGTGGATATTGAAACTTTTTTACACAAGGAGCTTGAAAGCACTGCATAG
- the LOC100651676 gene encoding uncharacterized protein LOC100651676 isoform X3 → MEESASSENIWCKTKSDEQNNLYHAESITSSMEANSTSLADIFDTAFTSTVDPSPQPRFNSGNEMEYDHLFAESDVEDLDVVPINPYVNPSHHSASNSNFVFGTYLHGPETAGGILHEHDPPVKHKSRKNEDRKSFNNQHSDNLGVAGPSRSSDGISNKVMQNMENDSANEVNTLYHSVLPNTINSQQHSTHATKNDDTPSAPDLQLDWSSSSDDATSSDDEDGSVEVLVSVNHNNKNSAQNNEEGNRPVTVVDLTVESDEEHTPPTPTTSVVTPTTTDYVPSGHNTYCLHDHIYHGRCIHHNYRIPIPVIPVRYNQIPGTDASTGMLRPRMHPVQERLWRMQQRVQEVHRRSLHPRFSTHHTTTSCNPHVHQASQHTCNNGNANSANNRCNGAENMTFAENYFPPPILPPPQQPTVYSHPEARRPPSVSPPCPEIIQESSLSGQLPTQPIMLPSMPVHPYVHHMYHHYGPHRRPSGPQHRHHIHINWLQHLHLQGSDAHDMMPFPSLGLLHPARQMSVHLENYMSLVDLRRMAAISCGATQESIESHTFRHKYKREKKVENSEDAIEKCTICLSEFEDCESVRRLPCMHLFHIDCVDQWLCTNKRCPICRVDIETFLHKELESTA, encoded by the exons ATGGAAGAAAGTGCAAGTTCTGAAAATATTTGGTGTAAAACTAAATCAGACGAACAAAATAATTTGTATCATGCAGAATCTATAACTTCCTCTATGGAAGCAAACTCTACTTCTTTAGCAGATATATTTGATACAGCTTTTACATCTACAGTTGATCCTTCTCCGCAACCAAGATTTAATTCAG GCAACGAAATGGAATATGATCACTTATTTGCAGAAAGTGATGTAGAAGATTTAGATGTGGTTCCTATTAATCCTTATGTAAATCCATCTCATCATAGTGCTTCAAACAGTAATTTTGTTTTTGGAACTTATTTACATGGGCCTGAAACAGCAGGAGGAATATTACATGAACATGATCCTCCAGTAAAacataaaagtagaaaaaatgaAGACCGTAAGTCATTCAACAACCAACATTCTGATAATTTGGGTGTAGCTGGACCATCTAGATCATCAGATGGAATTTCTAACAA AGTTATGCAAAATATGGAAAATGACAGTGCCAATGAAGTCAATACTTTGTATCATTCAGTTTTGCCAAATACAATTAATTCTCAGCAACATTCTACACATGCAACAA AAAATGATGATACACCGTCAGCACCTGATCTACAATTAGATTGGTCCTCGAGTAGTGATGATGCTACTAGTAGTGATGATGAAGATGGATCAGTTGAAGTTCTTGTTTCAGTAAATCATAATAATAAG AATTCTGCACAAAATAATGAGGAAGGTAATCGTCCAGTAACTGTAGTTGATTTAACTGTGGAATCAGATGAAGAGCATACACCTCCTACTCCTACAACTTCAGTAGTAACTCCGACTACTACGGACTATGTACCTAG tGGGCACAACACTTATTGCTTGCATGACCATATATATCATGGTCGATGTATACACCACAATTATAGAATTCCAATTCCTGTTATACCTGTAAGATATAATCAAATACCAGGTACAG ATGCTTCTACAGGAATGTTAAGACCACGTATGCATCCAGTACAAGAAAGACTATGGAGGATGCAACAACGTGTACAAGAAGTACATAGGCGGAGTCTTCATCCAAGATTCTCAACACATCACAC TACAACGTCGTGCAATCCACATGTGCATCAAGCCAGCCAACATACGTGTAACAATGGAAATGCTAATTCTGCGAATAATCGTTGCAACGGTGCAGAAAATATGACATTTGCAGAGAATTATTTCCCACCTCCAATTTTGCCACCACCACAACAACCTACTGTTTATAGTCATCCAGAGGCTAGAAGGCCACCAAGCGTTAGCCCGCCTTGTCCCGAAATAATTCAG GAAAGTTCTTTGAGTGGCCAATTACCAACACAACCAATTATGCTGCCTTCAATGCCAGTTCATCCTTATGTACATCATATGTATCATCATTATGGTCCTCATCGAAGACCATCTGGTCCACAACATAGACACCATATTCATATCAATTGGTTACAACATCTTCATTTG CAAGGATCTGATGCTCACGACATGATGCCATTTCCATCTTTGGGTTTGCTGCATCCAGCGCGTCAAATGTCGGTGCATCTTGAGAATTATATGAGCCTTGTTGACCTACGACGCATGGCCGCTATTAGTTGCGGAGCTACACAGGAGTCAATAGAAAGTCACACATTCCGTCATAAGTACAAACGG GAGAAAAAAGTCGAAAATAGTGAAGACGCTATTGAAAAGTGTACTATATGTTTATCCGAATTTGAAGACTGCGAAAGTGTCAG GAGGCTTCCATGTATGCATTTATTTCACATAGACTGTGTCGATCAGTGGTTATGTACTAATAAACGCTGTCCTATATGTCGAGTGGATATTGAAACTTTTTTACACAAGGAGCTTGAAAGCACTGCATAG
- the LOC100651676 gene encoding uncharacterized protein LOC100651676 isoform X1 gives MEESASSENIWCKTKSDEQNNLYHAESITSSMEANSTSLADIFDTAFTSTVDPSPQPRFNSGNEMEYDHLFAESDVEDLDVVPINPYVNPSHHSASNSNFVFGTYLHGPETAGGILHEHDPPVKHKSRKNEDRKSFNNQHSDNLGVAGPSRSSDGISNKVMQNMENDSANEVNTLYHSVLPNTINSQQHSTHATKNDDTPSAPDLQLDWSSSSDDATSSDDEDGSVEVLVSVNHNNKNSAQNNEEGNRPVTVVDLTVESDEEHTPPTPTTSVVTPTTTDYVPSGHNTYCLHDHIYHGRCIHHNYRIPIPVIPVRYNQIPGTDASTGMLRPRMHPVQERLWRMQQRVQEVHRRSLHPRFSTHHTTTSCNPHVHQASQHTCNNGNANSANNRCNGAENMTFAENYFPPPILPPPQQPTVYSHPEARRPPSVSPPCPEIIQESSLSGQLPTQPIMLPSMPVHPYVHHMYHHYGPHRRPSGPQHRHHIHINWLQHLHLMRFTQQGSDAHDMMPFPSLGLLHPARQMSVHLENYMSLVDLRRMAAISCGATQESIESHTFRHKYKREKKVENSEDAIEKCTICLSEFEDCESVRRLPCMHLFHIDCVDQWLCTNKRCPICRVDIETFLHKELESTA, from the exons ATGGAAGAAAGTGCAAGTTCTGAAAATATTTGGTGTAAAACTAAATCAGACGAACAAAATAATTTGTATCATGCAGAATCTATAACTTCCTCTATGGAAGCAAACTCTACTTCTTTAGCAGATATATTTGATACAGCTTTTACATCTACAGTTGATCCTTCTCCGCAACCAAGATTTAATTCAG GCAACGAAATGGAATATGATCACTTATTTGCAGAAAGTGATGTAGAAGATTTAGATGTGGTTCCTATTAATCCTTATGTAAATCCATCTCATCATAGTGCTTCAAACAGTAATTTTGTTTTTGGAACTTATTTACATGGGCCTGAAACAGCAGGAGGAATATTACATGAACATGATCCTCCAGTAAAacataaaagtagaaaaaatgaAGACCGTAAGTCATTCAACAACCAACATTCTGATAATTTGGGTGTAGCTGGACCATCTAGATCATCAGATGGAATTTCTAACAA AGTTATGCAAAATATGGAAAATGACAGTGCCAATGAAGTCAATACTTTGTATCATTCAGTTTTGCCAAATACAATTAATTCTCAGCAACATTCTACACATGCAACAA AAAATGATGATACACCGTCAGCACCTGATCTACAATTAGATTGGTCCTCGAGTAGTGATGATGCTACTAGTAGTGATGATGAAGATGGATCAGTTGAAGTTCTTGTTTCAGTAAATCATAATAATAAG AATTCTGCACAAAATAATGAGGAAGGTAATCGTCCAGTAACTGTAGTTGATTTAACTGTGGAATCAGATGAAGAGCATACACCTCCTACTCCTACAACTTCAGTAGTAACTCCGACTACTACGGACTATGTACCTAG tGGGCACAACACTTATTGCTTGCATGACCATATATATCATGGTCGATGTATACACCACAATTATAGAATTCCAATTCCTGTTATACCTGTAAGATATAATCAAATACCAGGTACAG ATGCTTCTACAGGAATGTTAAGACCACGTATGCATCCAGTACAAGAAAGACTATGGAGGATGCAACAACGTGTACAAGAAGTACATAGGCGGAGTCTTCATCCAAGATTCTCAACACATCACAC TACAACGTCGTGCAATCCACATGTGCATCAAGCCAGCCAACATACGTGTAACAATGGAAATGCTAATTCTGCGAATAATCGTTGCAACGGTGCAGAAAATATGACATTTGCAGAGAATTATTTCCCACCTCCAATTTTGCCACCACCACAACAACCTACTGTTTATAGTCATCCAGAGGCTAGAAGGCCACCAAGCGTTAGCCCGCCTTGTCCCGAAATAATTCAG GAAAGTTCTTTGAGTGGCCAATTACCAACACAACCAATTATGCTGCCTTCAATGCCAGTTCATCCTTATGTACATCATATGTATCATCATTATGGTCCTCATCGAAGACCATCTGGTCCACAACATAGACACCATATTCATATCAATTGGTTACAACATCTTCATTTG ATGCGTTTCACGCAGCAAGGATCTGATGCTCACGACATGATGCCATTTCCATCTTTGGGTTTGCTGCATCCAGCGCGTCAAATGTCGGTGCATCTTGAGAATTATATGAGCCTTGTTGACCTACGACGCATGGCCGCTATTAGTTGCGGAGCTACACAGGAGTCAATAGAAAGTCACACATTCCGTCATAAGTACAAACGG GAGAAAAAAGTCGAAAATAGTGAAGACGCTATTGAAAAGTGTACTATATGTTTATCCGAATTTGAAGACTGCGAAAGTGTCAG GAGGCTTCCATGTATGCATTTATTTCACATAGACTGTGTCGATCAGTGGTTATGTACTAATAAACGCTGTCCTATATGTCGAGTGGATATTGAAACTTTTTTACACAAGGAGCTTGAAAGCACTGCATAG